One segment of Trichlorobacter ammonificans DNA contains the following:
- a CDS encoding mechanosensitive ion channel family protein, which translates to MKTDLLPIVTSLLIPGTADGTAVVWAKRLLTATIVFALFWLFAQLVRHLLERFGTKFSAFTKTDLDDRLLKRITPSITLLLSTLGCYIALSTLPLQERFFKVLSGVLFVALVVICAVIIYRVVDELLSRYLDRLQHQEEVISRSMMPLVRKLATIVLCGASLIIILKKFNYDILSLLTALGIGSLAIGLAAKDTLAQMISGFILLIDRPFRIGDRIRLAGGQVGDVVDIGMRSTKIQGLDTTVMIIPNSDLCNATVVNMVRPTAVIQGRITLGIGYDSDVERAKELLLEIARNNAGVLEEPAPVAQFTSFGDSALNLLLLFWVADPTRLGAVTDQLNCAILRKFRDSGVAIPYPTRTVHLQQLDLSS; encoded by the coding sequence GTGAAAACTGATCTGCTGCCGATCGTTACGTCGCTGCTGATTCCCGGTACCGCCGACGGTACCGCCGTGGTCTGGGCCAAGCGTCTGCTGACGGCCACCATCGTCTTTGCGCTGTTCTGGCTGTTTGCCCAACTGGTGCGACACCTTCTGGAACGATTCGGCACCAAGTTTAGTGCTTTCACCAAAACCGACCTGGATGATCGTCTGCTGAAGCGGATCACCCCCTCCATCACTCTGTTGCTTTCAACGCTGGGCTGTTATATTGCACTCTCCACCCTGCCGTTGCAGGAGCGGTTTTTCAAGGTGCTTTCCGGCGTTCTGTTCGTTGCTCTCGTGGTGATCTGTGCCGTCATCATCTACCGGGTGGTTGACGAGCTGCTCAGCAGGTACCTTGATCGTCTGCAGCACCAGGAAGAGGTCATTTCCCGCAGCATGATGCCGCTGGTCAGAAAACTGGCCACTATCGTGCTGTGCGGCGCATCGCTGATCATCATCCTGAAAAAGTTCAATTATGATATTCTCTCGCTGCTGACCGCCCTGGGGATCGGCTCCCTGGCCATCGGCCTGGCGGCCAAGGATACCCTGGCCCAGATGATCTCCGGTTTCATCCTGCTGATCGACCGTCCGTTCCGGATCGGCGACCGGATCAGGCTGGCCGGCGGCCAGGTGGGGGATGTGGTGGATATCGGCATGCGCTCCACCAAGATTCAGGGACTGGATACCACGGTGATGATCATTCCCAACTCCGATCTCTGTAACGCCACGGTGGTCAACATGGTGCGACCGACCGCGGTCATTCAGGGGCGGATCACCCTCGGAATCGGTTACGATAGTGACGTGGAACGGGCCAAGGAACTGCTGCTGGAAATTGCCCGGAACAACGCCGGAGTGCTGGAAGAACCGGCTCCCGTGGCGCAATTCACTTCGTTCGGCGACAGCGCCCTCAACCTGCTGCTGTTGTTCTGGGTTGCCGATCCGACCCGTCTCGGCGCCGTGACCGATCAGCTGAACTGCGCGATTCTGCGAAAATTCCGTGATAGCGGTGTGGCAATCCCGTATCCGACCCGCACGGTGCATCTGCAGCAGCTCGATCTCTCATCCTGA
- the purL gene encoding phosphoribosylformylglycinamidine synthase subunit PurL yields MASRVEVALKDGVRDARGERVRNEIAHFLHLPVDGVRTIDIYTVDAALSRAELEAAASGPFCDPVIQSWSIDLPLASGFEWAVEVGLRPGVTDNVGRTAREAVEYLTGRPFAAGEAVYAGVQYLLSGSLSREQVETIATGLLCNTLIQRYSIMSAADFMAKRGFPVTVPRVTGETKGQVREIDLEVSDDELLRISKDGVLALTLEEMKIIQAHYRDPKVLAERAGQGLGSKPTDVELECLAQTWSEHCKHKIFAGTVQYEDEQGNKQEIKSLFKSYIQRVTKEVRQNMGDKDFCLSVFKDNAGVITFDDNNSLVFKVETHNSPSALDPYGGALTGIVGVNRDPFGTGQGAKLIFNTDVFCFADPFYDKPLPSRLLHPRRIFEGVVEGVEHGGNKSGIPTVNGSIVFDERFAGKPLVFCGTAGIMPKEVNGIAGHEKSIKPGDLIVMTGGRIGKDGIHGATFSSEELNENSPVTAVQIGDPITQKRMFDFLIRARDKGLYRFITDNGAGGLSSSVGEMAGECGGCRMDLAKAPLKYPGLNPWEILISEAQERMSLAVPPEKLDEFMAMAKRFGCEATVLGEFTDSGIFHILYNDTTVAWLPMAFMHEGLPPMQIPAKWQPPVNPEAPARYREDWTADLLELLGRLNICSKESVVRRYDHEVQGGSVVKPFTGVANDGPSDAAVVRPVLDSFKGVVVSHGICPRYSDIDAYHMAANAIDEALRNYVAVGGNPDHWAGLDNFCWCDPVLSEKTPDGPYKMAQLVRANQALLDYCVPLNLPLISGKDSMKNDFYDGSVKISIPPTLLFSVIGTIPDVRNAVTMDFKRPGDIICLLGETKDELGGSEYLAMQGYTGTTVPQVEVTSALARYKALHRAITGGLVASCHDLSDGGLAVALAESAFAGGFGCRIELDNVRFGGDQRTRTDEVLLFSESASRLLVTVHPAQWSAFEEAMAGTVFSQIGRVTDDGRVTIAGLEGKTVLQSDLGALKEAWQRTLREL; encoded by the coding sequence ATGGCCAGCAGAGTAGAAGTAGCCCTGAAGGACGGCGTGCGCGATGCCCGTGGTGAGCGGGTGCGCAACGAGATCGCCCATTTTCTGCACCTGCCGGTGGACGGCGTGCGCACCATCGACATCTACACCGTGGATGCCGCCCTGAGCCGGGCCGAGCTTGAAGCGGCAGCCTCCGGCCCGTTCTGCGATCCGGTGATCCAGAGCTGGAGCATCGACCTGCCGCTGGCCTCCGGCTTTGAGTGGGCCGTGGAAGTCGGGCTCCGGCCCGGAGTCACCGACAACGTGGGCCGCACGGCCCGGGAAGCGGTGGAGTACCTGACCGGCCGCCCCTTTGCTGCCGGCGAAGCGGTCTACGCCGGGGTGCAGTACCTGCTCAGCGGCTCGTTGAGCAGGGAGCAGGTTGAAACCATCGCCACCGGTCTGCTCTGCAACACCCTGATCCAGCGCTACAGTATCATGTCCGCCGCCGACTTCATGGCCAAGCGGGGTTTTCCGGTCACGGTTCCCCGGGTCACCGGCGAGACCAAAGGCCAGGTGCGGGAGATCGACCTGGAGGTTTCCGATGACGAACTGCTGCGGATCAGCAAGGACGGCGTGCTGGCCCTGACCCTGGAGGAGATGAAGATCATCCAAGCCCACTACCGCGACCCCAAAGTGCTGGCGGAACGGGCCGGACAGGGGCTGGGGAGCAAGCCGACCGACGTTGAGCTGGAATGCCTGGCCCAGACCTGGTCGGAACACTGCAAGCACAAGATTTTTGCCGGCACCGTGCAGTACGAGGACGAACAGGGGAACAAGCAGGAGATCAAATCCCTGTTCAAGTCCTATATCCAGCGGGTCACCAAAGAGGTGCGGCAGAACATGGGGGACAAGGACTTCTGTCTCTCGGTCTTCAAGGACAACGCTGGCGTCATCACCTTTGACGACAACAACTCCCTGGTGTTCAAGGTGGAAACCCACAATTCCCCCTCGGCACTGGACCCGTACGGCGGGGCGCTCACCGGCATCGTGGGGGTGAACCGCGATCCCTTCGGCACCGGCCAGGGGGCCAAGCTGATCTTCAACACCGATGTCTTCTGCTTTGCCGATCCGTTCTACGACAAGCCGCTGCCGTCGCGTCTGCTGCATCCCCGCCGCATCTTCGAAGGGGTGGTGGAAGGGGTGGAGCACGGTGGCAACAAGTCCGGCATCCCCACGGTGAACGGTTCCATTGTCTTTGATGAACGTTTTGCCGGCAAGCCCCTGGTGTTCTGCGGTACCGCCGGGATCATGCCGAAAGAGGTGAACGGCATTGCCGGCCATGAAAAGAGCATCAAGCCGGGTGACCTGATCGTGATGACCGGCGGCCGCATCGGCAAGGACGGCATCCACGGCGCCACGTTCTCTTCAGAAGAGTTGAACGAAAACTCGCCGGTCACGGCGGTGCAGATCGGCGACCCGATCACCCAGAAGCGGATGTTCGACTTCCTGATCCGGGCCCGGGACAAGGGGCTCTACCGCTTCATCACCGACAACGGCGCCGGCGGCCTTTCCTCCTCGGTGGGAGAGATGGCCGGCGAGTGCGGCGGCTGCCGCATGGACCTGGCCAAGGCGCCGCTCAAGTATCCCGGTCTCAACCCTTGGGAGATTCTGATCTCCGAAGCCCAGGAGCGGATGTCACTGGCCGTGCCGCCGGAGAAGCTCGACGAATTCATGGCCATGGCCAAACGTTTCGGCTGCGAGGCCACGGTGCTGGGTGAGTTCACCGACAGCGGCATCTTCCATATCCTCTACAACGACACAACCGTTGCCTGGCTGCCGATGGCATTCATGCATGAAGGGCTGCCGCCGATGCAGATTCCGGCCAAGTGGCAGCCGCCGGTCAACCCGGAAGCACCGGCCCGGTACCGGGAGGATTGGACCGCAGACCTGCTGGAACTGCTGGGACGGCTGAACATCTGCTCCAAGGAGTCAGTGGTGCGGCGCTACGACCACGAGGTGCAGGGGGGATCGGTGGTCAAGCCGTTCACCGGCGTTGCCAACGACGGCCCGTCCGATGCCGCCGTGGTGCGGCCGGTACTGGATTCCTTCAAAGGGGTGGTGGTCTCCCACGGCATCTGTCCGCGCTACTCCGACATTGACGCCTACCACATGGCGGCCAACGCCATCGATGAAGCGCTGCGCAACTATGTGGCCGTCGGTGGTAATCCGGACCACTGGGCCGGTCTGGACAACTTCTGCTGGTGCGATCCGGTGCTGTCGGAAAAGACCCCGGACGGCCCCTACAAGATGGCCCAGCTGGTGCGGGCCAACCAGGCCCTGCTGGACTACTGCGTGCCGCTCAACCTGCCGCTCATCTCCGGCAAGGACTCCATGAAGAACGACTTCTATGACGGCTCGGTGAAGATCTCCATCCCGCCGACCCTGTTGTTCTCGGTGATCGGCACCATCCCGGACGTGCGTAATGCCGTGACCATGGATTTCAAGCGTCCCGGCGATATCATCTGCCTGCTGGGTGAGACCAAAGACGAACTGGGCGGCTCCGAATACCTGGCCATGCAGGGGTATACCGGCACCACCGTGCCGCAGGTGGAGGTCACGTCGGCCCTGGCCCGCTACAAGGCGCTCCACCGGGCCATCACCGGTGGGCTGGTGGCATCCTGTCACGATCTGTCCGACGGCGGTCTGGCCGTGGCTCTGGCGGAGAGCGCCTTTGCCGGCGGTTTCGGCTGCCGGATCGAGCTGGACAATGTCCGCTTCGGCGGCGATCAGCGCACCCGGACCGACGAGGTGCTGT